The Brachybacterium huguangmaarense genome contains a region encoding:
- a CDS encoding inositol monophosphatase family protein, producing MATTSTTTDPRSSDAADPAVLLEAARIAAGAAADHIRSLDRSAIDREDKTSAHDIVTIHDKRCEEIIVENLERLVPGARIVGEEGGERAGASDVTFFVDPIDGTSNFAAGMPLFCVSIGAAIGDELVAGVIDAPVLGQVFTAGPDGAFLNGERLHPHATRAERDALVLSGFPTTRDLAEDAASAVEAEQEMLGRIGAVRNLGTAALELAWVAAGWADATMLTTINPWDVAAGFVLVRAVGGSIRTWPGATGTDLPPHEHPAYVACRGPERLAVLDEIEERLQARREAGATPTV from the coding sequence ATGGCCACGACGAGCACGACCACTGACCCCCGCTCCTCCGACGCCGCCGACCCCGCCGTCCTCCTCGAGGCCGCGCGCATCGCCGCCGGAGCCGCCGCCGACCACATCCGCAGCCTCGACCGCAGCGCGATCGACCGTGAGGACAAGACCTCCGCGCACGACATCGTGACGATCCACGACAAGCGCTGCGAGGAGATCATCGTCGAGAACCTCGAGCGGCTCGTGCCCGGGGCCCGGATCGTCGGCGAGGAGGGCGGGGAGCGCGCCGGCGCCTCGGACGTGACCTTCTTCGTCGACCCGATCGACGGCACCTCGAACTTCGCCGCCGGCATGCCGCTGTTCTGCGTGTCCATCGGCGCCGCGATCGGAGACGAGCTCGTGGCCGGCGTGATCGACGCCCCGGTGCTCGGCCAGGTCTTCACCGCGGGGCCCGACGGCGCCTTCCTCAACGGCGAGCGTCTGCACCCGCACGCGACGCGCGCCGAGCGGGACGCGCTCGTGCTGAGCGGCTTCCCGACCACGCGCGACCTCGCCGAGGACGCCGCCTCCGCGGTCGAGGCCGAGCAGGAGATGCTCGGACGCATCGGCGCCGTGCGCAACCTCGGCACCGCCGCGCTCGAGCTTGCCTGGGTCGCCGCGGGCTGGGCCGACGCCACGATGCTCACGACCATCAATCCGTGGGACGTCGCCGCCGGTTTCGTGCTCGTGCGCGCCGTCGGCGGCTCGATCCGCACCTGGCCCGGGGCCACGGGCACGGACCTGCCGCCGCACGAGCACCCCGCCTACGTCGCGTGCCGCGGACCCGAGCGCCTCGCGGTGCTCGACGAGATCGAGGAGCGCCTCCAGGCCCGTCGCGAGGCGGGGGCGACGCCCACGGTGTGA
- a CDS encoding ABC transporter ATP-binding protein, whose protein sequence is MSAAALELDIAVPARDVHLALAPAPGRITAVIGPNGAGKSTLMEAIGGTLGAVGSVRIDGREIGRLAPHRRRIGYLQQRAALFEHLSVRENVAFGPRAQGAGRGASRRLADQILGRVGAASLADRRPRSLSGGQAQRVAIARALATDPALLLLDEPFAALDAEVTAHLRALLAQTLAGRTALLVTHDLLDVLALADDVAVLEAGRLAAIGPRERILARPPTGFAARLTGRELLTGTLEGGAVVTETGLRIPGRPDDGVADGARAMALVDPATVRLLDDPADVRRGGGEVARVRLETIGRLGSMVVLRGGGLGVQIEAERAAVRALPAVGEEMAVLLDGSRTPIYAGDHGHDEHDH, encoded by the coding sequence ATGAGCGCCGCCGCCCTCGAGCTCGACATCGCCGTGCCCGCCCGGGACGTGCACCTCGCCCTCGCGCCCGCGCCGGGCCGCATCACCGCGGTCATCGGGCCCAACGGCGCCGGCAAGTCGACCCTCATGGAGGCGATCGGAGGGACCCTCGGGGCGGTCGGCAGCGTCCGCATCGACGGGCGCGAGATCGGTCGCCTCGCCCCGCACCGACGGCGCATCGGGTATCTCCAGCAGCGCGCCGCGCTCTTCGAGCACCTCAGCGTGCGCGAGAACGTCGCGTTCGGCCCGCGTGCCCAGGGTGCCGGTCGGGGCGCCTCGCGCCGTCTCGCCGACCAGATCCTCGGCCGGGTCGGTGCCGCGTCCCTCGCCGATCGTCGCCCGCGCAGCCTGTCCGGCGGCCAGGCGCAGCGGGTCGCGATCGCGCGGGCCCTCGCGACGGACCCCGCCCTGCTCCTGCTCGACGAGCCTTTCGCGGCGCTCGACGCCGAGGTGACCGCGCATCTGCGCGCCCTGCTCGCCCAGACCCTCGCCGGGCGCACCGCGCTGCTGGTCACCCACGATCTGCTGGACGTGCTCGCCCTCGCCGACGACGTGGCCGTGCTCGAGGCCGGACGGCTCGCCGCGATCGGTCCCCGGGAACGGATCCTGGCGCGGCCGCCGACCGGGTTCGCGGCGCGCCTGACGGGCCGGGAGCTGCTGACGGGCACCCTCGAGGGCGGCGCAGTGGTCACCGAGACGGGTCTGCGCATCCCCGGGCGGCCCGACGACGGCGTCGCCGACGGAGCCCGGGCCATGGCCCTCGTGGACCCCGCGACGGTGCGGCTGCTCGACGATCCGGCTGACGTGCGCCGCGGCGGAGGGGAGGTCGCCCGGGTGCGGCTCGAGACCATCGGACGGCTCGGCTCGATGGTGGTGCTGCGCGGCGGCGGCCTGGGCGTGCAGATCGAGGCGGAGCGCGCGGCCGTCCGGGCGCTGCCCGCGGTGGGGGAGGAGATGGCGGTGCTGCTCGACGGCTCCCGCACACCGATCTACGCTGGCGATCATGGCCACGACGAGCACGACCACTGA
- a CDS encoding ABC transporter permease — MRRDGTALPALVVLMAAIATCAVVLPLAAILVNVPWGQAVELLTATSSLTALRLSLVTSTISALVCLLLALPLALVLTRTRLPGRSLLRAVVLVPLVLPPVVSGLALLMTVGRRGLFGPLLEAVDVRIVFTTTAVVLAQVFVSLPFTVLTLESALVTAGSEPERLAATLGAGPLTVLRRITLPRLAPAILTGTILAFARSLGEFGATLTVAGSLEGTTRTLPLQIYLARESDTGSAAVLSLLLIIVALGVVLLAYARRSPRAGAAPARAGTR; from the coding sequence GTGAGACGCGACGGCACGGCGCTGCCCGCGCTCGTCGTGCTGATGGCGGCGATCGCCACGTGCGCGGTGGTGCTGCCGCTCGCGGCGATCCTCGTCAACGTCCCGTGGGGCCAGGCCGTCGAGTTGCTGACGGCCACCTCGTCGCTCACGGCGCTGCGCCTGTCCCTCGTCACCTCGACGATCTCGGCCCTCGTCTGCCTGCTGCTCGCGCTGCCCCTCGCGCTCGTGCTCACCCGCACGCGCCTGCCCGGCCGCTCCCTGCTGCGGGCCGTCGTGCTCGTGCCGCTCGTGCTCCCGCCCGTCGTGAGCGGGCTCGCCCTGCTCATGACCGTCGGGCGCCGCGGCCTGTTCGGTCCGCTCCTCGAGGCCGTCGACGTGCGGATCGTCTTCACGACCACCGCGGTCGTGCTCGCCCAGGTCTTCGTGTCGCTGCCCTTCACGGTGCTCACGCTCGAGAGCGCACTCGTGACCGCCGGGAGCGAGCCGGAGCGGCTCGCCGCGACCCTGGGCGCCGGGCCCCTCACGGTGCTGCGCCGGATCACGCTGCCGCGCCTGGCGCCCGCGATCCTCACCGGCACCATCCTCGCGTTCGCCCGCTCCCTCGGGGAGTTCGGCGCGACCCTCACGGTCGCCGGCTCCCTCGAGGGCACCACCCGCACCCTTCCGCTGCAGATCTACCTCGCCCGCGAGAGCGACACCGGCTCCGCCGCCGTGCTCTCCCTGCTGCTGATCATCGTGGCCCTCGGCGTTGTGCTGCTGGCCTATGCGCGCCGCAGCCCGCGCGCGGGCGCCGCGCCGGCCCGGGCAGGAACCCGATGA
- the modA gene encoding molybdate ABC transporter substrate-binding protein, translating into MSSLTRRLAAASGSLVLIASLAACSGGGSSDPSSASDRGSDGGGATERTLTVFAAASLTDVYGEINTEFVKEHPGVTIQMTNGGSNDLVTQISQGAPADVLATADTKTMDTAVQQGLIAGDPTTFATNELTIAVQPGNPKGIATLQDLAKPDLTVVRCAAEVPCGSVTDQILADTGVTLTPASEENSVTDVLGKVTAGEADAGLVYTTDVKRSDGKAEAISIPEAAAHATEYPIAVAKDSDNADLAKEYVDFVLSATGQAALKDAGFGAP; encoded by the coding sequence ATGAGTTCACTGACGCGTCGACTCGCCGCGGCCTCCGGGTCCCTCGTCCTCATCGCCTCCCTCGCCGCGTGCAGCGGCGGCGGGAGCTCCGATCCGTCGTCCGCCTCCGACCGTGGCAGCGACGGCGGCGGCGCCACCGAGCGGACCCTCACGGTCTTCGCCGCGGCCTCGCTGACCGACGTGTACGGCGAGATCAACACGGAGTTCGTCAAGGAGCATCCCGGGGTCACGATCCAGATGACCAACGGCGGCTCCAACGACCTCGTGACCCAGATCAGCCAGGGCGCCCCCGCCGACGTGCTCGCGACCGCCGACACCAAGACCATGGACACGGCCGTGCAGCAGGGGCTCATCGCGGGCGACCCGACGACGTTCGCGACCAACGAGCTCACGATCGCCGTCCAGCCCGGCAACCCCAAGGGCATCGCCACGCTGCAGGACCTCGCCAAGCCCGACCTCACGGTCGTGCGCTGCGCCGCCGAGGTGCCGTGCGGCTCCGTGACGGACCAGATCCTCGCCGACACCGGCGTCACCCTCACGCCCGCGAGCGAGGAGAACTCGGTCACCGACGTGCTCGGCAAGGTGACGGCGGGCGAGGCCGACGCCGGTCTCGTCTACACGACCGACGTCAAGCGCTCCGACGGCAAGGCCGAGGCGATCTCGATCCCCGAGGCCGCGGCGCACGCCACCGAGTACCCGATCGCCGTGGCGAAGGACTCCGACAACGCCGACCTCGCGAAGGAGTACGTCGACTTCGTGCTCTCCGCGACCGGCCAGGCGGCCCTGAAGGACGCCGGCTTCGGCGCCCCGTGA
- a CDS encoding GNAT family N-acetyltransferase, which translates to MPSTWPIELRDREIELRPLRRTDRRAFERLRADNRAWLAPWDATDPDPDARRPPFAQMVRWAAEAGRRGTGLSLVIVVDGRLAGQVTAGPILHGAQSSATLGYWIDRRLAGRGIVPRAVALLIDHCFADLGLHRIEVGIRPENTASLRVAEKLHLRDEGLRRALIHVDGAWRDHRGFALTADEVATDATGRGVLARLIREAEAPGGDARGL; encoded by the coding sequence ATGCCGAGCACCTGGCCCATCGAGCTGCGGGACCGGGAGATCGAGCTGCGCCCGCTGCGCCGCACCGACCGCCGGGCCTTCGAACGCCTGCGCGCCGACAACCGCGCGTGGCTCGCACCGTGGGATGCGACGGACCCGGACCCGGACGCACGGCGCCCGCCGTTCGCGCAGATGGTGCGCTGGGCCGCCGAGGCCGGCCGGCGCGGCACGGGTCTGTCGCTCGTGATCGTCGTCGACGGTCGCCTCGCCGGCCAGGTCACCGCCGGCCCCATCCTCCACGGCGCCCAGTCGAGCGCGACCCTCGGCTACTGGATCGACCGTCGTCTCGCCGGGCGGGGCATCGTGCCGCGTGCAGTCGCCCTCCTGATCGACCACTGCTTCGCCGACCTCGGGCTGCATCGCATCGAGGTCGGCATCCGCCCCGAGAACACCGCGAGCCTGCGCGTGGCCGAGAAGCTCCATCTGCGCGACGAGGGGCTGCGGCGTGCCCTCATCCACGTCGACGGCGCGTGGCGCGACCATCGCGGCTTCGCGCTCACGGCCGACGAGGTCGCGACCGACGCGACCGGACGCGGCGTGCTGGCCCGCCTGATCCGGGAGGCCGAGGCGCCCGGCGGGGATGCCCGCGGGCTGTGA